A part of Vulpes lagopus strain Blue_001 chromosome 4, ASM1834538v1, whole genome shotgun sequence genomic DNA contains:
- the LOC121488763 gene encoding olfactory receptor 2F1-like, whose product MRRDNLTWESEFVLLGLSSDRRTQVGFFVLFGTAYLLTLLGNGLIILLTGLDARLHLPMYFFLCNLSVVDICYTSSGVPQMLVHFLLEKKTISFIRCGAQLFFSLALGGTEFLLLAAMAYDRYVAVCDPLRYVAVMSPRCCAGLAAVSWLVGLVNSVVETVVTMRLPTCGHHVLNHVACETLALVRLACVDITLNQVFIVASSVVVLLLPCCLVSLSYAYIVAAILRIHSTGGRRKAFGTCASHLTVVSMSYGMALVTYMQPRSTASAQQDKVVVLFYAVVTPMLNPLIYSLRNQEMKAALSRVLMRSSESKL is encoded by the coding sequence ATGAGGAGGGACAACCTGACCTGGGAGAGTGAATTTGTCCTCCTGGGGCTCTCCAGCGACAGGCGGACCCAGGTTGGATTCTTTGTCCTATTTGGGACCGCCTACCTGCTGACTCTGCTGGGCAATGGGCTCATCATCCTCCTGACCGGACTGGATGCACGACTGCACCtgcccatgtacttcttcctctgcaACCTCTCGGTGGTGGACATTTGCTACACCTCTAGCGGGGTCCCCCAGATGCTCGTGCACTTTCTCCTGGAGAAGAAGACCATCTCCTTCATCCGATGTGGGGCCCAGCTCTTCTTCTCGCTGGCCCTAGGGGGTACAGAGTTCCTGCTGCTGGCCGCTATGGCCTACGACCGCTACGTGGCTGTCTGTGACCCCCTGCGCTATGTGGCAGTGATGAGCCCAAGGTGCTGTGCTGGGCTGGCCGCTGTCTCTTGGCTCGTAGGCCTGGTGAACTCTGTGGTGGAGACGGTGGTCACCATGCGCCTGCCCACCTGTGGGCACCACGTGCTGAACCACGTGGCCTGTGAGACTCTGGCATTGGTCCGCCTGGCCTGCGTGGACATCACCCTCAACCAGGTGTTCATCGTGGCCTCCAgtgtggtggtgctgctgctgccctgctgcctggTCTCACTGTCCTATGCCTACATTGTGGCTGCCATTCTGCGGATCCACTCCACCGGGGGACGTCGCAAAGCCTTCGGGACCTGTGCGTCCCACCTCACAGTGGTCTCCATGTCTTACGGGATGGCCCTGGTTACCTACATGCAGCCCCGCTCCACGGCCTCTGCCCAGCAGGACAAGGTGGTGGTGCTCTTTTATGCCGTGGTGACCCCCATGCTGAATCCACTCATCTACAGTCTGCGCAACCAGGAGATGAAGGCTGCTCTGAGTCGAGTTCTGATGAGGAGTTCTGAATCAAAACTTTAG